The following DNA comes from Peromyscus leucopus breed LL Stock chromosome 2, UCI_PerLeu_2.1, whole genome shotgun sequence.
atgaatgaataagtaaatggaTGAGTTATAACTCAAGCTTTGCCATTTGCCATCAGCGACAAGGGATGGCCGGGGGCAATGAAGGTAGCGGCTGCCCTCAGAAATGGAGAGGGACGCCCTGTGAGGAGAGACTTTGGCAGCTGAGTGAGGGACTAAGCTCTGTAGGGGAATCTCGGCAGAGAGGACAACTCTTCAGCGAGGGTTGTGTGTGGGGTCGGGTTGGGCTTTTGTGAGGAGCTGAGTTCCAGCCTTGGGTGCCTGGGTGCACCAGTTTTCAACACAGTCTGGCTGGAGAAATCTTGGGGGCCATCCAAGCCTCCCCATCACCATTCACAGGCTGTTAGGGGCCCCATGGGCTCTATCCTAGACGCTGTGGTAGCCACCAGTGGTCCTGGAATTGAGTCAGGCATCTCTGGGCCTCTGAGGCTTTCATCTTGGCCCCTCATAAAACCTGAGTCACTGCTGGGGCCACAGGGCAGGTCAAAGTTCTGGTTTCTTCCAGTTTctcaggaaggagggaggtagagatgggggaAGAGAATTAGGGCAGTGGACCTATTTCTCACTCAGAGTATAGCCTTCCTGGGGCTGGCTCATGGAGAAGAGGTACAGGCGGGAAGATGGGGTGGCCCAGGTTAGGTGAGCAGACAGACCTCTTTGGACTCTTCAAGCCTAAAAAACGGCCTTGCCATGTCGTGCTTGGAGATAAGTGGTTAAGGGTGGGTTGCCCCTTAAGGTCTGATGAGGGCTCTTTTAAAGGtgaatcccagggctgggatgtgcctcagttggtagagttttTGCCTAGCAGGTATGAAACCCTAGGTCGCATTCCAGCTCTGTGAAAACCagagtagtggtgcatgcctataatcctaccactcagAGGAGGTCGAGGCAAGAGAACCACAAGGTCAAGGCCATGGCTCGGGAGATTGTTAAGTGGACAAAGGTGGTcctgctgtcaagcctgacaacctgaccaGTCTCCTCAGTCCACGTAGTCCAAGGAGAGACCCGACTCCCACAGgtggtcttctgacctcctcctgTACATCATGGGATACCTACACACAACACGAGAGAGAACGAGTGTgagcgcgcgtacacacacacacacacacacacacacacacacacacacgcacgcacgcacacacacacgcacatgcacacgcacacacacactcatttactGAATGCAACTTAGGAAAAAATTAAGTTCAAGATGCTCTTTGGCGACCAACataaggagttcaaagccagactggtctacatgaggccctgtctcaaacaaacaaacataacctCAAAGTGAACCCCAGTCAGCCATGATAGTACAAgcatataattccagcacttgcttgggaagctgagaagAAGGATAAgtatgagttggaggccaccaCAGGCTTCATAACTCCTACCAGGCCCACCAGAGTTACATAGCAAGATActatctcaaaatattaaaaaggaagccgggcggtggtggcgcacgcctttaatcccagcactcgggaggcagagccaggcggatctctgtgagttcgaggccagcctgggctaccaagtgagttccaggaaaggcgcaaagctacgcagagaaaccctgtctcgaaaaacaaaacaaaacaaaacaaaacaaaacaaaaaaaatattaaaaagggcCAGatgcggtggcgcacgcctttaatctaagcgcttgggaggcagaggtggatggatctctatgagttccacagaggccagactggtctacatagtaagttccaggacaaccagggctacatagtgagactcaccctaaaagaataaaaacagggggctggagagatggctcagcagttaagagcactgactgttcttccagaggtcctgagttcaattcccagcacccatatggcagctcataactgcctataactatgattccaggggatcccacaccctcatGCAGACATGGATgtggacaaaacaccaatgcacataaaataaaaataaagtgttaaaaaaagaataaaaacaaacaaataaatattaaaaattttagagTAACCACCAAACCAGAGATTTGGTTTACCAGATAAATATGTAAacctatatatacatatgggGAGTTTGGAGTGTGGCTAAGTTCTTAGGATTGGGGTGCAAGTCTCCATTGCTAAGGTGTGACTCTTGTTCAGAGTCATTTGAACCTTTTAAGTCTCATTGGCAAAATAGAAATGTTTGTTTCCAATTTAGTaatgatttattctttttaaaaaatactttatttttatttcatgtgcattggtgttttgcctgcatgtatatctgtgtgaggatgctggatcccctggaactggagttacagacagttgtgagctgccatgtgggtgctgggaattgaactcaggtcctctgtaagagcagcccgtgctcttaacccctgagccatctctccagcctctatgatttattctttttaaagatttattattttaattatgtgtatgtgtgtatctgtgtgtgggtatctgCAGgtgccctggaggccagaggcactgaatctcccagagctggagttacgggtggttgtgagcaTCCACATGGGTACCGTGAACTGGATTTGAGTCTTCCGCAAGCGTGGCattcactcttaactgctgagtcgtaTCTCCAGCCCACACTTTATTCTTCATGATGTCCGGTGTCCCAGATTCAGGCTCAGTAGGACAACAGATAGCAAGCATTCAGCCAGGTGCCCCAGAGGGTCCCTCAATGTGTGCCTGCAGCTGTAGCTACCAAAACAGGAATCCCAGAACCCAGAGTTCAGCTTGGCAGCTGTTATTCACTGCCTCCGTTAGTAAAGGGGGTAACAGAGTCTcggggagatgagggaggggcgTAGCAAGAGGGCCGAGAATACGACTCAGCcatagtgtttgcctagcatgcatgaagtcctgggtttgatcccagcactacaaaacaaacagaaataagatCCAGGAGTCTGGAGGGTTGGCTCATccgttaagaacacttgctgcccttgAAGAGACCTGGGGTTCGGTTCCCATGTGGtgcttcacaaccatctgtaactctaattccaggagatccaaagccctcttctgacttccgtgGGCTCTATCTGCCCAGGAGGAAGGAATGGCTTCAGGGGAGAGAAATCTGAGGCCAAGTGCATTGTAAGGCCCGGGGTACGTGCAGGGTCTTCTGAGACCCATGGAAGTGGCGATGGCTTGTCGTCCGTCTGACCACTTCTCATGTGACTCACATGCACACCTGCCAGTGTATAGTCACAGACCTTCAAAGGGACCCTGGGAAGTTCAGAGCCGGCGTTAGCTTACAAAGCTAGTTTATGTTCTGTCTCTCCTACTTGATCCTGGCAAGCCCTGTGAAGTACGAATTTAGTCCTCCGGGCCTGAAGTTGAAGAAAGCTTGAAggaacagagacagaacaaggTTTGGGAAGggttctgtttcctgtttcccagccttcctctaTAAGCCAGTGGGCCAGGActttcatcctctcttctctcacctTCTGGGCTCAGGCCCGAGCTTCGCCTTTTGGGGACCTGGACAGAGGCCATCACTTGGAAGTGATTGAGATGAGCAGCTAAGAGGCTCTGAGCGGAGAGTCTCacatccattttacagataaggaaacaaaGCCCCAAAGTCATGTGACTTGCCTGAGGCTACTCAGCCAGGTCCGGGCCTGGTAGTTGCTCTGCGCTTTTGGGGATCCTGCCTTCGACTCCGTGGTGCTcatctttctccctttttatgGTGCACAGGGAGCCAGGCCACAGTGTGACAAGCACATCTCAGGTTTTGCTGGGGCCCAACATGGAAGAGACGGCTGGGACCCCGGCTGGAGCTGAGGCCCGAGTGGTAAGTGCCACACTGACCTGGCACCAACGGCCTCCTGTCCAGGAAGAGACCAGACACCGTTTTCACAAAGTATCCCTGGTGTCGGGTGCCCGGACGGAAGCCTCACGGGAGGACGTATTTGAGCACAGCTTCCGGAGAGAAATCAATGGTTTTgctaagaaggaagaggagactaTAAATTGCCAGGGTCCTGGGGAGGAGCCCGGATCCGTGAACTTTCAGAGCCACGGGCCCATTTTTTCCAAGAAATATATTCCACCCCCCAAGGAGAAAAGGCCAATGGTGAGGCTGCAGGAGGCTGTGGATTGGGGTGATGGAGGCGCCCAGGCTCCCAGGACTGAACCACCAGGCATGGGATCCATGGCTAGGACTGAGTTATTGGTGCCCTTGCCGGGGCCACGGGAGCCGAGTCCCCATCCCGGTGTGGGTGTCGCAAGCGGGGGTCCCAGGAACCGTGAGGAGTGGCGGGTGACGCGCACAGTGAGGACCACCACCACTACTGTGGTGGGAGGGCAAGTGGACCGCCGAGTGAGCAGCTCTGTGAGTGTGGGGCCGTCGGTGTCCGGGGAGGCCCTGACAAGGGGCCGCAATGTGACCCGAACGgtgcgggcagtggtggtgagccCGAAAGCCGAGGGCTCACCCAGCCGCAGCCAGGCCCTGGAACTGCTGAGCAACCTGGTACCAGCCGAGCGCAGCCCTCCTGCCAGCCGAATCCCGAGGCTCACGGGGCTTACTTCGCGGAGCTCAGCCCTGGGTGGCGCGGTGGGGACGCCCCTGGGACAGCTGCTTGAGACGAGCGCGGCTGAGCTGAAGAACAACATAACCTTGGCCCCGGTCGCCGATCACCCCACTCAGAACCAGAATGTCCCTGTCGCCCACCCAGTCCAAGACCAAGGCGGTGTCTCGGATACCAGGGCTGGGGAGTTTTCGAGACTGCAGGGAGCCTCCAGTCCTGTCCTGCTCCCCAACCAGACTTCTCAGAACCATATACCAGCACCCTCTTCTCCCAAGCCCCAGGCCCGTGCCTCCTCCCTGGTCCATCCTCCAGAGCAGCCGTTGGTACCCAcacacctcaaagcccagcccacACCTCGTGTCCTGCCCCCTGTGGAGGAGAAGGTTGCCGGTCTCCCCACGGCCCCTGTTCTGCCCGGGGTGAAGGGCAGGGTTACAATACTGGAACAGCCTCCTAGCCCATCCTCTGTGAGGAGGAAAGCTGTCCCTAGCCCACAAGGCCTTTCTGCTCCGGCTTCACCAAAGAGGAAGTTTGTTCAGGACCCTGAAAATGTGCCTGTTTCTGTTCTTACTCAGAAAGAGGTACTTCCGGGCCCTAGTGTTCCTGCCCACTCCCATACCCCAAAAGAGCTTGTGCAGGCCTTTGGTGCTTCTGCTACCTCATCCTCCGGGCCAGCCAAGGTTGTCCAGGGTCTAGAAGAAGGTCCCTTCGTCAAGAAGGAGGATGACCAGGATCCTCAGGATAGCCCTTCCCATCCCCTTCCTCGGAAAGAGACTGTTGAAGGCCCCGCTGCCCCTAGTCCCCTGACCCCCAAACAAGATGAGATTGTCCAGGATTCTCAAGGGGACTCTTTCTCATCACCTACCCCAAACCAAAGTTTCCAGAGCCCTGCCGTGCCCCTTGCTCCATCCTCTTCAGAGGTCAATGTGTCCCTCAGTCTAGAAGGCTCTCCTGCCCCAACAAAGCCAGTTGGAGCAGAGGCCAGCATGGAGTCCCAGCTCACCCCAGATTCCGCTGAGGGGAATGCGACCTCAGAAGCAtccagggaggaggaagaagcagcccTGACCGCTGACCTGGAGGTTTTCCTGGACACACTGCGGAGCATGGAGCCCCCTGAGATCCTCCGAACTCACCGATTGCCCCGAGCTCCTCGCTCGTCCTACCTGGCCATGTATGCCACTCTGCCCGCCATTGAGGAGGATCAGCTGGGGCCATCCATTCCAAGACCCAGTCCCCAGGAGGGACctgcagtggaggaggaggaggaggagctggagaaccCCTATCTGAGCGATGATGAGAAGCTCCAGCGCAGGCAGGAGAAGGCAGGGCCCAGCCCCTCTCCAGATCCCCACCCCCCCAAGCCTGCCAAGGTCTCCTGCTCTCCTCTGGAGATGATGAAGAAGCACATAGCAGGTCAAGGCTCCGAACCTCAGCCCAGCAACCGGCCGACTTCGCGCCTGGGAGGCAGCCTTCTCTTTGGCAATCTGGTATCAGCCAACAAGGACACCCCTGCGCGGGAACCACTAGGGTCAAAATTATCTGCTCTGCCACCCCATGGAGCACCAGGGGTCAGGAAGGTGCCTGGACAGTTGCCCCTGCTCTGCAGTGGAAGGCCACCACCAGAGATTCCAGCACCTACCCAGCCCCCGGAAGGGTGGGTGAGTGAGACCGTGGAGGGGCCTGGGAGGTACCCGACTTCCCCTTGAGTGGTTGAAGAGAGTGGTGTTGGGAGGCCGGgtcccaggaggcagaaggcTTGGGTCTGAGTTTAGTTGAACCCAGCAATGCACATCACTGGGGCCTTGGTATCCATGATAGGATAGTAGGGGTGTATAGATTCCAAAGGCTCGCTGGTTTTCACTGCCTGGAAGCTGGGGGAGGAACGTCTCCCAGCTCCTAGGACAGGGTGATGAGGCCCTGGGAGCTGGGAGCAATGGTGGTAATCTCTGTGGGCTGTGTCCTGGGGGTGGAGGCCAGGAGCAGGACCTGGGGTTCTCAGAAGAGCAGTGTAGAGGAAGCGGTGACCCCGGAGGATTTCGAACGCCCTCTCTGTTCCAGAGCCCAGCACTGAAGACCCAAGGCAAGCTGAACACCAGGCCTGGGAAGGTAGGAGAATGGGGGCAAATGGAGGCTGGCAGGGGGCAGTGCCCGGGGACAGGGCCTGAGGACTCCCGCTGtgttttcccaggtgactctctTCTCAGAGCCTGGCTGCCAGGGCAGAAGCTGGGAGGTCTGGGGGGACACCGCAGACGCATCAGGCTGGGCCCCTGTGGCCTCCGTAAGGGTGGTGCGAGGCTGGTAAGTGGGTGCCCAGGGAGGGGGGCCCTGGCTGTGAACCTGGGGGTGAGGAAGGTGGTGAGGCCTGTAGGAGCCCCACCAGAGACTGGGTACAGCCCCCTACCCTGTGACCCTTGGCTCTCTGGGCCCACAGCTGGATCCTATACGAACAGCCGGAGTTCCAAGGCCAGAAGCTTGTTCTACCTGAAGGAGATGTGGAACTCAGAGCCCTGGTATCCACTTGGAGTACCCCAGGCATCGGCTCCCTGAGGAGGGCTGTGCGGGTGAGTGGTCAGGTCCTGAAGTAGGCACCTGGGGGTGATggggcagaggtcagaagggggtcAGTATCTCCAAGTCCCTGGCCTTGGAGGCACTGAGAGAAAAAGACATTTGGGGGTGTGTAGGCAGATGGGTAGGAGGGGGCTGTGCCCCTGGGTAAGCGAGCTGGGGAAGTGTGAGCTAACGCTAAATCAGAATTAGGTCAGAGGAGCAGAAATGGGCCAGAGTCACCCACCACTCTGGGCAGCGTGCCATGGAGCttatttattcacttgtttaCAGACATTTCCTTCTCTcgtgtttttaattaaaagttttattaacttatttgtgtgtttgtgtgtgagagagtgtgcatGCAGGCACCCACATGCCTCAGCATGAACGAATGCAGAATCAAAGGACAGCTTGAgaaggtcagttctctccttcctccatgtgggtcctggagttTGAACCCCCCGACCATCAGGCTTGGAAAGAGGcacctttacatgctgagccatcctgccagccccacagACATCTCTCTTATCCTCactatgtgccaggctctgtACCAGGCAACTGGGTAGGGGTTTCCCACCAAGATTCACAGTCAGACTCGGAGAGCCTGGGAAAGCAATAGACTAGACTGGGGACTTAGGAATCTCTaccacagtggttctcagccctccTAACGCTGCtacgaccctttaacacagttcctcatgctgtggtgacccccaaccacaaaattacgtttgctgctacttcataactgtgattttgctgctgttatgaatcttaatgtaaataactgatatgcaggatagctgatatatgacccctgtgaaagggtcgtttacTTCTCCCaatggggttgtgacccacaggttgagaaccattgctcttccagcttccaggaagaaaaataatgatgAGATTAGAAGGAGTGTGATTTCTGGCCTAGagatggctctttttttttttttttttttttttttttttggttttgttttttttgagaccaggtcttagATAAAATAGGTTagtctcaaattcacaatcctcctgcctcaacctcccaagtgcagggggtGACAGCTGTATGCCACCACACTCGTCATTTTTGAGACATAGGTGTATGATCTGAAAAGCCAACAtaacttggtgtttttttttttttgttttgttttggttttggttttggtttttcgagacagggtttctctgtgtagctttgcgcctttcctggaactcgctttggagaccaggctgggctcgaactcacagagatcagcctgcctctgcctcccgagtgctgggattaaaggcgtgcgccaccaccgcccatcaaCTTGGTGTTTGTAAAGCAGAAAGGACGGTATTGTTTTCATAGCACAACTTTATAAACTACTGATGCTGAATTTGACAAAATGATATTGACCCctggagagaggcagagcaaTGTTAGAAACAAGGCCCATCAGACccttggtggtgtgtgtgtgggagtgggttttgttttgttttgtttgagacaggatctcacactgaGCCCAGACTTAgctagaatttactatgtagcctcgGCTGGCCATGTCTTTGCAACAGaccttctgccccagcctcccactgCTGTGCTTACAGGCCTACAGGCATGAGCCAACACGcctggggactttttttttttaagacaatgtctgatgttagcctaggctagcctcaaactcaccatgtagcagaggctgatcttgaactcctggtcctcctgccttcacctcccaagtgctggggtcccAGGTATGCGCCGCTGCACCCAGCTAGACCCCAGAGCTGCTGTTCTCTCTCTGGTAAGGGTGATGAGGTCCTAAAGCTCAGGACCT
Coding sequences within:
- the Crybg2 gene encoding beta/gamma crystallin domain-containing protein 2 isoform X2, encoding MDQVPARGPCERARLLFAQGDGPEEALLCLDSGSQWHLQPSAPPPAQAPDLDLAMREPRRGFGARLAQLLTGLGGRRERRGKISKEARLPDRPWGGQSCPDLAQDQGSNHDVSLKVQTQSHSEWDLQARSHGGFWSQKRQHISGRRSEPLGRLQRPAVGSACDLASCGSIELERPASAGSAEAIGGPSHTSCLEPAPPCLKQDSPGYTSQHPQHSTSEVLLRPEPPNNLEDAPLLPRPVSLLTETGAKGKPATPGPAQPEPETLCTRPCVKRTRYHITVTLQGCGQTPGKEGKEPARPAPHPCGPEESRGWQEPPQELRPITGCPINPLEEPQQSVPQHQGSGAQPELRVGWEAGSPHSREPGHSVTSTSQVLLGPNMEETAGTPAGAEARVVSATLTWHQRPPVQEETRHRFHKVSLVSGARTEASREDVFEHSFRREINGFAKKEEETINCQGPGEEPGSVNFQSHGPIFSKKYIPPPKEKRPMVRLQEAVDWGDGGAQAPRTEPPGMGSMARTELLVPLPGPREPSPHPGVGVASGGPRNREEWRVTRTVRTTTTTVVGGQVDRRVSSSVSVGPSVSGEALTRGRNVTRTVRAVVVSPKAEGSPSRSQALELLSNLVPAERSPPASRIPRLTGLTSRSSALGGAVGTPLGQLLETSAAELKNNITLAPVADHPTQNQNVPVAHPVQDQGGVSDTRAGEFSRLQGASSPVLLPNQTSQNHIPAPSSPKPQARASSLVHPPEQPLVPTHLKAQPTPRVLPPVEEKVAGLPTAPVLPGVKGRVTILEQPPSPSSVRRKAVPSPQGLSAPASPKRKFVQDPENVPVSVLTQKEVLPGPSVPAHSHTPKELVQAFGASATSSSGPAKVVQGLEEGPFVKKEDDQDPQDSPSHPLPRKETVEGPAAPSPLTPKQDEIVQDSQGDSFSSPTPNQSFQSPAVPLAPSSSEVNVSLSLEGSPAPTKPVGAEASMESQLTPDSAEGNATSEASREEEEAALTADLEVFLDTLRSMEPPEILRTHRLPRAPRSSYLAMYATLPAIEEDQLGPSIPRPSPQEGPAVEEEEEELENPYLSDDEKLQRRQEKAGPSPSPDPHPPKPAKVSCSPLEMMKKHIAGQGSEPQPSNRPTSRLGGSLLFGNLVSANKDTPAREPLGSKLSALPPHGAPGVRKVPGQLPLLCSGRPPPEIPAPTQPPEGWSPALKTQGKLNTRPGKVTLFSEPGCQGRSWEVWGDTADASGWAPVASVRVVRGCWILYEQPEFQGQKLVLPEGDVELRALVSTWSTPGIGSLRRAVRDYCTPGISLFSEEGLKGKQVMLTGDLKDSQGLERPLQVASATVTAGLWLLYPKPFFEDTPYILEPGEYPTLEAWGTSGPTVGSLKSMRLGCPSVEKPGEPKAVVYEAPGFQGQSWEVSGDIYNLQQPEDSQSPQLTSVGSLRILGGCWVGYEKEGFRGHQYLLEEGEYADWSQWGGYDEFLTSLRVIRTDFGDPAVVLFEDMDFQGHCVEVSSALPDVELAQHGPSTQAIHVLSGVWVAYEQVGFSGEQYILEKGVYRNCDDWGSGSCALGSLQPVVQVGESDLHFVSKIQLFSGPNFLGDHISFEDDQASLPASFRPQSCRVHGGSWVLFEEKNFEADQHIVSEGEFPTLTAMGCLASTVLGSLRKVPLHFSEPSLSLFGLECFEGKEIELTSELGSV
- the Crybg2 gene encoding beta/gamma crystallin domain-containing protein 2 isoform X3; its protein translation is MDQVPARGPCERARLLFAQGDGPEEALLCLDSGSQWHLQPSAPPPAQAPDLDLAMREPRRGFGARLAQLLTGLGGRRERRGKISKEARLPDRPWGGQSCPDLAQDQGSNHDVSLKVQTQSHSEWDLQARSHGGFWSQKRQHISGRRSEPLGRLQRPAVGSACDLASCGSIELERPASAGSAEAIGGPSHTSCLEPAPPCLKQDSPGYTSQHPQHSTSEVLLRPEPPNNLEDAPLLPRPVSLLTETGAKGKPATPGPAQPEPETLCTRPCVKRTRYHITVTLQGCGQTPGKEGKEPARPAPHPCGPEESRGWQEPPQELRPITGCPINPLEEPQQSVPQHQGSGAQPELRVGWEAGSPHSREPGHSVTSTSQVLLGPNMEETAGTPAGAEARVVSATLTWHQRPPVQEETRHRFHKVSLVSGARTEASREDVFEHSFRREINGFAKKEEETINCQGPGEEPGSVNFQSHGPIFSKKYIPPPKEKRPMVRLQEAVDWGDGGAQAPRTEPPGMGSMARTELLVPLPGPREPSPHPGVGVASGGPRNREEWRVTRTVRTTTTTVVGGQVDRRVSSSVSVGPSVSGEALTRGRNVTRTVRAVVVSPKAEGSPSRSQALELLSNLVPAERSPPASRIPRLTGLTSRSSALGGAVGTPLGQLLETSAAELKNNITLAPVADHPTQNQNVPVAHPVQDQGGVSDTRAGEFSRLQGASSPVLLPNQTSQNHIPAPSSPKPQARASSLVHPPEQPLVPTHLKAQPTPRVLPPVEEKVAGLPTAPVLPGVKGRVTILEQPPSPSSVRRKAVPSPQGLSAPASPKRKFVQDPENVPVSVLTQKEVLPGPSVPAHSHTPKELVQAFGASATSSSGPAKVVQGLEEGPFVKKEDDQDPQDSPSHPLPRKETVEGPAAPSPLTPKQDEIVQDSQGDSFSSPTPNQSFQSPAVPLAPSSSEVNVSLSLEGSPAPTKPVGAEASMESQLTPDSAEGNATSEASREEEEAALTADLEVFLDTLRSMEPPEILRTHRLPRAPRSSYLAMYATLPAIEEDQLGPSIPRPSPQEGPAVEEEEEELENPYLSDDEKLQRRQEKAGPSPSPDPHPPKPAKVSCSPLEMMKKHIAGQGSEPQPSNRPTSRLGGSLLFGNLVSANKDTPAREPLGSKLSALPPHGAPGVRKVPGQLPLLCSGRPPPEIPAPTQPPEGWSPALKTQGKLNTRPGKVTLFSEPGCQGRSWEVWGDTADASGWAPVASVRVVRGCWILYEQPEFQGQKLVLPEGDVELRALVSTWSTPGIGSLRRAVRDYCTPGISLFSEEGLKGKQVMLTGDLKDSQGLERPLQVASATVTAGLWLLYPKPFFEDTPYILEPGEYPTLEAWGTSGPTVGSLKSMRLGCPSVEKPGEPKAVVYEAPGFQGQSWEVSGDIYNLQQPEDSQSPQLTSVGSLRILGGCWVGYEKEGFRGHQYLLEEGEYADWSQWGGYDEFLTSLRVIRTDFGDPAVVLFEDMDFQGHCVEVSSALPDVELAQHGPSTQAIHVLSGVWVAYEQVGFSGEQYILEKGVYRNCDDWGSGSCALGSLQPVVQVGESDLHFVSKIQLFSGPNFLGDHISFEDDQASLPASFRPQSCRVHGGSPFSRPQSLLL
- the Crybg2 gene encoding beta/gamma crystallin domain-containing protein 2 isoform X4; protein product: MEETAGTPAGAEARVVSATLTWHQRPPVQEETRHRFHKVSLVSGARTEASREDVFEHSFRREINGFAKKEEETINCQGPGEEPGSVNFQSHGPIFSKKYIPPPKEKRPMVRLQEAVDWGDGGAQAPRTEPPGMGSMARTELLVPLPGPREPSPHPGVGVASGGPRNREEWRVTRTVRTTTTTVVGGQVDRRVSSSVSVGPSVSGEALTRGRNVTRTVRAVVVSPKAEGSPSRSQALELLSNLVPAERSPPASRIPRLTGLTSRSSALGGAVGTPLGQLLETSAAELKNNITLAPVADHPTQNQNVPVAHPVQDQGGVSDTRAGEFSRLQGASSPVLLPNQTSQNHIPAPSSPKPQARASSLVHPPEQPLVPTHLKAQPTPRVLPPVEEKVAGLPTAPVLPGVKGRVTILEQPPSPSSVRRKAVPSPQGLSAPASPKRKFVQDPENVPVSVLTQKEVLPGPSVPAHSHTPKELVQAFGASATSSSGPAKVVQGLEEGPFVKKEDDQDPQDSPSHPLPRKETVEGPAAPSPLTPKQDEIVQDSQGDSFSSPTPNQSFQSPAVPLAPSSSEVNVSLSLEGSPAPTKPVGAEASMESQLTPDSAEGNATSEASREEEEAALTADLEVFLDTLRSMEPPEILRTHRLPRAPRSSYLAMYATLPAIEEDQLGPSIPRPSPQEGPAVEEEEEELENPYLSDDEKLQRRQEKAGPSPSPDPHPPKPAKVSCSPLEMMKKHIAGQGSEPQPSNRPTSRLGGSLLFGNLVSANKDTPAREPLGSKLSALPPHGAPGVRKVPGQLPLLCSGRPPPEIPAPTQPPEGWSPALKTQGKLNTRPGKVTLFSEPGCQGRSWEVWGDTADASGWAPVASVRVVRGCWILYEQPEFQGQKLVLPEGDVELRALVSTWSTPGIGSLRRAVRDYCTPGISLFSEEGLKGKQVMLTGDLKDSQGLERPLQVASATVTAGLWLLYPKPFFEDTPYILEPGEYPTLEAWGTSGPTVGSLKSMRLGCPSVEKPGEPKAVVYEAPGFQGQSWEVSGDIYNLQQPEDSQSPQLTSVGSLRILGGCWVGYEKEGFRGHQYLLEEGEYADWSQWGGYDEFLTSLRVIRTDFGDPAVVLFEDMDFQGHCVEVSSALPDVELAQHGPSTQAIHVLSGVWVAYEQVGFSGEQYILEKGVYRNCDDWGSGSCALGSLQPVVQVGESDLHFVSKIQLFSGPNFLGDHISFEDDQASLPASFRPQSCRVHGGSWVLFEEKNFEADQHIVSEGEFPTLTAMGCLASTVLGSLRKVPLHFSEPSLSLFGLECFEGKEIELTSEVRSLQAEGFNNHVLSVRVKGGVWVVCEHSDFRGRQWLVGSCEITNWLTYSGTQRVGSLYPIKQRRAYFRLWNAALGGFLAVPDHVEDMKAGRVVVSEPRAGGSCVWYYEDGLLKNQMAPTMSLQVIGPPSPGSKVVLWAESRLPRQTWSISELGHICSQMFEGQILDVKGGRGYDRDHVVLWEPTKDRPSQIWTVHVL